The Terriglobales bacterium region GGCCGCCGGGGCGGCCTTGGGGTAGAGCAGGTGCTTCACGCGCGTGATCAGGTCCTGCGGCTGGAAAGGCTTGCGGATGAGCTCGTCGGCCTTCACCGCGAAGGCTTTCTCGGCCACGGAGCGGTTGACCACGCCCGACATCAGGATCACCGGGGTCTTGCCCAGGCGGGGATGCTGCTTGATGTACTGGCAGACCTCGTAGCCGTCCTTGTCGGGCATGATGACGTCGCTGATGACCACGTCGGGCTGCTCCTGCTCGATCTGGGCGAGGGCGGTGGCGGCATCGTGGCAGGCGACCACGTTGATGTTCTCGCGGCGGAAGGCGATCTTGATGACCTCGCGCATGGTGGCGCTGTCGTCGATGAAGTAGACGGTGGGGGCGGCCGCCGCTGTGGCGTCGCTCATTGCGAACCTCCCTCGGCTGCATCGTGCTCGCTCTCGTCCACCTCGCGGAGGGCGTCGAGCATCAGTTCGGTGGCCGAGCGCAGCACGGTGCGGGTGGCGGCGGTGGCCCCGGGAACGAACTTGTAGACGCCGTTCTCCACCTGGTTGCAGCTCTTGACGATGTGGACGACGGCGTCGTCGCCGATCAGGTCGCCACTCTCGGCGTGGGAGACATCGCCGGCGTCGAAGAAGATGATGCCGTCGGTCTCGCCGGCGTTGACGTGCAGCGCTCCCGTCTGCCGCGAGTGGGTCAGCATCTGGATCACCCCCGGCAACTCCATGTGCGACAGGCTGCCGCTGAGCGCGGTCTCCGAGCCGGTGAGCATCTGGGTGGGCTGGAAGCCTTCCTGGTGGCTGCGCAGGAAGGTACGCACGTGGGCGGCGATGTGCTCCGGGCCCAGGCGGCGGTCCACGTAGTCGTCGCAGCCGGCGCGGAAAGCCTCCATCAGTGCCTGGTCGCCGCCGTCGCCGATGGCGATGATGGGAATGTGCGCCGTCTTCAGGTCGGCGTGCAGGATCTTGGGAAGCTCGTGCGCTCCCATCTCCCGCAGGTTGGTGGCGCAGAGGATGGCGGCGGGCGTGTTCCACTCCAGCATGGTCATGGCGTAGGCCGACTGGGTGCTGTGCACCACGTCGAAGCCCTCGTGCTTGAGAGCGTCGCCCAGCCGCTTGGCGAAGAAAACGTTGCTGTCGATGACCAGGATCCTGGGCGGGGTGGCGGTGGCGGCGGCGCTCATGTGGACACCTCCGCCTCGGCCAGCTTCTCCAGGTCGAGCAACTCGACGATCTCGCGCTCCAGCGAGAGCAGCCCCACCACGTACGGGGGCAGCTTGCCCGCGGGTGGGACCACCTCCGCGGTGGCAAGCTCACACTCCCCGGAGACCGGGATGGCGGTCCACTCCGGGGCGGCGCCGAAATGGCGCGTGGCGATGAGGTAGAACTTGCGGGCGGGCGCGCCCGGCCCGATCAGCACCTGGGCCACGTCGAAAACGGGCACGATGTGCGAACGCCGTACCAGCACCCCGGTGAGCAGCGGGGTGGTGTGCGGGAAGGCCTGCAGGCGGTCGGGGCGGGCCAGTTCGGTGACGAGGTCGGCGGGCAGCGCGAAACGCTTCTTCCCCAGGGGAAAGAGGACGAAGGAGCGCCCGGCCGCCGGCGAAGTCGGATTGGCGCGCGCGCTGCTCATGCCGAAGCCGCTCCCGGGGCCGGGGCCGCCGCCGCCGCCAGCTTGGAGGCGCTGGCCTGCGCCACCGCCACTTCGCCCTTGCTGAGGAACGACTCCGGCCGCACCACCGGCACCACCTGCTCGCCGAAGAGCGTCAGGCCGCGGTACCACTGCCGCTCCTCGCCCTCGAAGGAGCGGGGCAAGGCGTGCAGCACGGTGATCTCCGTGGTCTTCTCGATATTGTCCACTAGAACCGCGACCGGGAGATGCCGCAG contains the following coding sequences:
- a CDS encoding chemotaxis protein CheW, translated to MSSARANPTSPAAGRSFVLFPLGKKRFALPADLVTELARPDRLQAFPHTTPLLTGVLVRRSHIVPVFDVAQVLIGPGAPARKFYLIATRHFGAAPEWTAIPVSGECELATAEVVPPAGKLPPYVVGLLSLEREIVELLDLEKLAEAEVST
- a CDS encoding response regulator translates to MSDATAAAAPTVYFIDDSATMREVIKIAFRRENINVVACHDAATALAQIEQEQPDVVISDVIMPDKDGYEVCQYIKQHPRLGKTPVILMSGVVNRSVAEKAFAVKADELIRKPFQPQDLITRVKHLLYPKAAPAAMPPAAATAAHATLSSIFAAPAAAPGAPVARPRPVAAPPPAAPVAVPPPAAAAPPAPRPA
- a CDS encoding DUF4388 domain-containing protein, yielding MSAAATATPPRILVIDSNVFFAKRLGDALKHEGFDVVHSTQSAYAMTMLEWNTPAAILCATNLREMGAHELPKILHADLKTAHIPIIAIGDGGDQALMEAFRAGCDDYVDRRLGPEHIAAHVRTFLRSHQEGFQPTQMLTGSETALSGSLSHMELPGVIQMLTHSRQTGALHVNAGETDGIIFFDAGDVSHAESGDLIGDDAVVHIVKSCNQVENGVYKFVPGATAATRTVLRSATELMLDALREVDESEHDAAEGGSQ